GTGTTTAGTACGCATTACCATGCTACGGATAACGGCGTCGTTGAAGCGGAAGCTTGTTTCCAGCTCATCGATCACTTCCTGCGGCGCTTCAACGTTCAGCAGAACGTAGTGAGCTTTGTGCAGTTTGTTGATCGGGTAAGCCAGCTGACGGCGGCCCCAGTCTTCCAGACGGTGGATCGTGCCTTGCGCACCGGTGATAGCACCAGTGTAACGCTCGATCATGCCCGGAACCTGTTCGCTCTGGTCAGGATGGACCATAAAAACGATTTCGTAATGACGCATCGAATTGCTCCTTACGGATTATTCAGCCTCCTGTCTGGGTCAGCCGTGGCCCGGGGAGGCAAGGAACGTGTTAAAGGTCGGCTGAAAAATTGACGCGTCATAATACTGATCCCACCGGGCAAACTCAAGGTGAATTGCACAAATAATTCGCACTAAGCGCAAAGAGAACTCCCCTGCACGCATTAAAATTAAACAAAACGCATTCCGGCAATTTTTTGAACGACAGCATCAGAAATGGTCGCGATACGTTTTATAACAAACGCGTAAACTTTAATCAGGCCTCAAAACAAAGGAGGAGAGATGTTCAAAACATAATATTCGGCGTTATATCGGAGAGTAACATCATGAAATACATCGCAATTTTACTAACAACCTTATTGCTCAGCCTCAATGCAACGGCAGCAATAAAACTCGATAACCGGCAAGCCCGGAACATGGATGATGTGCACAGCTTAGGCGTTATCTACATCAATCATAACTTCGCCAGCGAACAAGAAGCCGACCAGGCTTTGAATGCCGCAACCGACGCACAAAACGCCACGTACTTTCACCCAATCCTGACACACGAGCCAGGCAGCAACGGCGCTCTGCACGCCAGCGCGGATATCTACCGCTAACCGAATCAGGCTAAGTTTCCCTTGCGCTGCGGCCCCGGATTGGGGCCGCGCTCAGAAGTGAGAATAATTTTCTTTCGGATCTTACCAAATACCCCACCGGCAGGTTTAATCAGGGTTTGCCAGCGTTATGGAAAGGGCGCGGGGAAGCCATATTCACACTACTTATCCGTATACCCAAAGGCGTTTGGGTTCTGGGCGGCGTCAGTATGCTGCTGTGGAACGATGATTTCCAGACCGTATTCTGGATCGCGCTGCTGCTGGCGAGCCCTGGCGCCGGGATCTTATGGCAAACCCACGGCGCGGCTTCCACATTCTGGGCCGGCGCCATTGTTTGCGTGGTGGCGCTGTGCGGTATGCGCCTTCAGAGATGACTGCGGAAAAAATCCGTTGTGGCTTCCAGCGCCAGCGGCGTGATGCGATGCGTCACGCCCGTTTCCCACTGATAAGTAAGATGTGCATCCAGCCCCGCATCCTGCAACGCCTGCTGTAAACGGAAAGATTCTGCTGCGGGCACCACATCATCCTGCTCTCCGTGCCACAGTAGCAGCGGACGATCGGCAATACGCGCCAGTTGATGGCTGACTTCCCACTGTGCCAACGGTGCCAGAATGGTTTCAAACTCGCGCTGTTGCTCTGAGGTGGTCACTTCCAGCGGCGGGAAAAGCGTATGCGCCAGCGAAGAGAAATAGCCGGAACCCATCAGGCTGGCCACGCAGCGCACTTCCGGATGCGCGGTCATAATCCCCAGTGCCGTCATCCCGCCCATTGACGCGCCACCGACCGCCAGTCGCTGATTATCAATAAGCGACTGGCTCTCCAGCGCGTCACGTAACGCGGAGAACTCTTCAATATTGCCCTGTAAAATTTGCCAGAACAGGCGCAAGCGCCGCTGCACATCACCACTAAAACGTGCGCCATGATCCGGCGCATCGGGCATGACCACGCGGAAACCCGCTTGTGCCAGCGCGACGGCAAAATAGCTGTAGACCAGTTTTGACGAGGTAAAACCATGATAAAACACCACGCTGGGCAGGGGTTCGGCACGTTTTCCCGCCGGAAAAGCATGCAGTGCTTCCACTCCGGCAAAGTGTTCTGTTTGCAGTTCGATCATCACACGCTCCTTGATTTCTTGTGCTGGTATGCCATCGGCAACCCCTCGACGCAAGTCAGAATTCGCAATAGCATCAGGCAAGGTTGAGATATAGGTTACGCTTTCAAACCACTTTCATTCGAAATTAGTGCTCACGATAACAATTTGGGAACATTCCCCCAAATTGGATCACGTCAGGAACTACACTATGGCTATCAGGAGAGATGAGAAACCCATGCGCATCTTGCTATCGGTTCTGTTTGCCGCCTTGCTTAGCGGCTGTTCTGTGTTAGAGGGTACACCGCAGCCTGCCCCGCCGGTGAGCGATCATCCGCAGGAGATCAGCCGCAACCAAACGCACGGTCTACAAAAAACAGGCGAGGTAAGCGTAACGGTACTGGGTTCTCCCATGGACGTGGAAGCCGCGATTAAGGCCAAAGCAGCCGCCGCAAAAGCCGATTATTACGTGATTATTATGATGGATGATTCCATTATTCCGGCCCGTTGGGTCGGACGCGCGTTGTTATATCGGCGATAGCGAGGCATTGATTTTCAGGATATTTACACTGCTTTGCGTCCATTGATGTTCTCCTGTGCACAATTGGATTAATGGAATCCGTTGCGCGAAAGGAAGCCCTGCACTATTTCGGGGT
Above is a genomic segment from Kosakonia radicincitans DSM 16656 containing:
- the yjfY gene encoding DUF1471 family protein YjfY; amino-acid sequence: MKYIAILLTTLLLSLNATAAIKLDNRQARNMDDVHSLGVIYINHNFASEQEADQALNAATDAQNATYFHPILTHEPGSNGALHASADIYR
- the rpsF gene encoding 30S ribosomal protein S6, which produces MRHYEIVFMVHPDQSEQVPGMIERYTGAITGAQGTIHRLEDWGRRQLAYPINKLHKAHYVLLNVEAPQEVIDELETSFRFNDAVIRSMVMRTKHAVTEASPMVKAKDERRERRDDFANETADDADAGDSEE
- the bsmA gene encoding biofilm peroxide resistance protein BsmA, coding for MAIRRDEKPMRILLSVLFAALLSGCSVLEGTPQPAPPVSDHPQEISRNQTHGLQKTGEVSVTVLGSPMDVEAAIKAKAAAAKADYYVIIMMDDSIIPARWVGRALLYRR
- the yjfP gene encoding esterase, which codes for MIELQTEHFAGVEALHAFPAGKRAEPLPSVVFYHGFTSSKLVYSYFAVALAQAGFRVVMPDAPDHGARFSGDVQRRLRLFWQILQGNIEEFSALRDALESQSLIDNQRLAVGGASMGGMTALGIMTAHPEVRCVASLMGSGYFSSLAHTLFPPLEVTTSEQQREFETILAPLAQWEVSHQLARIADRPLLLWHGEQDDVVPAAESFRLQQALQDAGLDAHLTYQWETGVTHRITPLALEATTDFFRSHL